In the genome of Chaetodon trifascialis isolate fChaTrf1 chromosome 21, fChaTrf1.hap1, whole genome shotgun sequence, the window AACTATAAAACATGGAGCTTCACAAACATCTTCAACCCgtcagcacagaagatctaaacaatcagcacagtttgaaggagGACAGCCGAGATTAGTGTCACCAGTTCAGGTGTTATGGccataaaagtgtttttgcacaaCATTATGATGTCGCAGTGAAGTTAAGCTCTGACCATGTTAAGATTGTTGTGCAATTCAGATGAACATATCCAGTGGCATTGCCAGGGTttcttggggctccaagcaagaaatccctggggcccccaccccacccatgcacgccgcaaaaatttggtttttgcacacataaatgcacaatttccgggatatttgagatgaatactgaaaaaatagattagtggttctcagAGTGAGAgccagggaccaacagaggtccctgaaagcccaggcctatcaataatcgttgttgtgAATAAGTGGCCGGTGCCCCCCTAGTTGCTGGGGGCTCAACTACCTGGCTTGCCTGAGAGGACAATGTAAAGTCAGGGGGACATGCCTCCCCTCAACCCTTGTGGAAGTAACATCCTTGCTAATGAGTTAATCCTTATGAGTGTATATGattatataatatttataatattGCATCACCTTTTTTTACTAAATGATGACAAGAAAGTTCACACACCATCAGGATAAACCCACGTAAAACAAGAACTGCTCCCAGTGTCCCTCTGAGAGACTGAGAGATGGCTTTCAGAGCTTATTATCAGTGCTTTTGTGCAAACTGTGGACTTGATCAGCTATTGACAATCAATGTGCTGATCAAAGCCATTAGATTAGTCTCCAGGATCAGTCATCTGTCTTCCTGGAGCCTCCACACCACCCGGGCCTCCTCAGTGACCTGATCACACTCTTCTTGCAGCTACGTACGCTCCCTCGTGAGGGTGACTTAGGATGGTTGGTGCCTTCCTCTCCGCAcacctcatcctcttcttttgCATTATCTCCCTCGGCTTTGCTTATTCTACAAGCAGGCTCTGCTGTTTCCATCTTTTtgtctcctccttcatcctccacctTCTTGCTTTCGACAGGTGTCTCCTCAGTCTCACCCTCCACTGTAGAAGTTGATGTATTAGCCAGTACAGGTGGATTAACTTCTGGTGCCATGGCCTTCACTACATTTGATATGATAGGAGGCTTTggtgctttcttcttcttggaaGTACGTCTCACTGGTTGGGGGCTGTTCTGGAGCTCCAGATGCTTCTGTATGGCTGTGCTTAGAACTTCCGGGTCCAGAGATGCCCCGTGAATGTCCCACGTCATACCGTCCTCATCCCATTGCACCTGCTTcatgctgctcctcctccccagctcgtccttctcctccccctggATCTTCAGACACGACCTCCTCCTGTCCAGATCATTCGTGGAGGCAGAGTTCCACGTCCTGTCATCTccttgtctctcctcctcctctccactgctCACTGGGAACATGCTGGAGGACGGGGACACCAGATTGGAGTTTGAGCCAACTGAGGACTTCAGGTTCAGTCTTGATCCAGGTGGCGAACCCAGGATTGAATGGGAGCCCGTGTTGGACGTGGACATGTTCATCTTGAGGCCCCACAAGGAGCCAATAGGAGAAGTTGTCTGCACTGCTGCATCAACCAGGTCCCGCCGTGACGTCATTGTACCTTCCTCCCTGAACACCTCAACCTTTAGAGCATTTGTGATGCCCTCCCTGGTGTTAAGGTTGCACCTGCAACAGCCACCCAATAGTGAGTCACTCACGGAAGTAACCAGGGGTGACCTCAAACCTCGGCCTGTCGGACAGCTTTGCCCTGACTGCAATGGCAGCTCAAGATAGCAAACTGACTCACCGGATTCTTGCACCTTTGATGGAGAATTAGGCGTCAGGTAGCTTAACATTTGCACTGGGCTTCTGATTCCTCCATCTTCTAACTGCGTGCCTCCAGGACTGTGAAGTTCTTCTATCACGTCATCAGCAAAGCATTCAGGATCTGATGATGCACCCCCTTCGGCTAAGCTAAGAGATGATGGGACTGGGGACGGGAATGTAAAAGAAAGCAGGTTATTCTCCAGGAAGCCCACATTCTCTGTGCTGGTGTGGTGGTGCAGTTTGGGGGAGCTGGACGACAAAGGTGAGGAGGTGTGAGCCTGCAGGGGTGACAGCAGTGGAGAGTGTGCGGGTGAGGACACAAGTAAGTCTTTCTGCTGATGTGTGCTCAGCATtagtgatgaagaagaagtcGAAAGATCTTCAGGTGGTAACGTTGGTGTTTGCAGCGGAGAGATAAAAGGAGAAGGTGTGGTTGGTGACAAGGTTGCTTTGGACATTGGAGAGTCTGGCACAGCTGAGTTAGGGGTTTCCTGGCTTAGACTCGAGGGACGTGAGGTCCCATCCTTCCATACAATAGTCTCTGGAGTGCTGCTGCGGCTGTGTGTGCTGCCGCTGCACTGGCTCCAGCGCTGCATGTTGGCAATCCAGCGCTCGCTGAGGGCGGGAGGGCTGTGCACGTCCACATTTTGGGTTGTGAGTGGTAACTGGTGGCTACTGGTGGCGTTGATGTGCTGCCACACGTGAGGGTGCAGCTGTTTCAGCGTCACTGGGTTTTGCTCAGAGTGCGTGTTGGTGCTGGAGCTGCGTCTCAGGTCCGTTCTCGTCCAGACTGGGTCCCGCTTGTGCGGCAACCCTGTCGCCGTGACCACATCCATGGAGCTCTTAGAAAGGGAGAAAATGGGTGCAcgatcatcctcatcctccagtCCCACGGTCCCAGCTTCagtggagaaagagagcgaCTGACTGGCTGAATAACTGACTGGCTGGTAGCTCTCTGACACAGGGCGCCCAGGCCTCGCCATTACAACAGCACCAACCTGCAAAGAAAGACACATCCTTGTTTTTAATTGATCTTTACCCTCAGTAGCTAATCTTTTTGCACACATAGCGGTTGTTAAAGTTATGAATccaacactgacatatcatcaccattcatttgaagttgtgtttCTGAACGCAAAGTGAATGTAGGTCCAATATTTactgtcttttagctctgtttttggttgctgccatctggctctttagctgctaaatgctccactatgttcactagCTGGCTGTTAAATCTCAGAACCCATTGTCTGATGACAGTTAAGCCTCTGGGGGCAACGGGCAATGTTTTCAGCAGATATCCAGCTGCCTAAAACTACACTGTGAGCCATCGTATCAGCCATGCCATCTAAAAAATGAGCTCACTACAAAGCTGCATGTGCATTGCTATTATAAAATTATCAATCAGCTGctttaaagaaatacattttggGAATAACACTTATTCTTGCaaagaattagatgagaagattgacaacATGCTCACATCACTCCATTCagtgtgaagctacagccagcagctggttattttaatttgacattaaGATTGGAAATAGGAGAAACAGTAaccttctgtctttttgtcaCTGTAGGCAAACATGGAGACTCCACAACGTCACTGCTGATGCACCGAGCTGATCAAGTCCGATCAGTGTTGCATGCGACAACATTTAGTTTCTACACTTTGTTTTTGAGCAGATTAAACTAATGAAATTAGTGAGCTGTgaaggtgctggtaggtggattttgttacgtTTCCATGCCATGCTAATGAAATGTCTGCTGGCtcaagcttcatatttaccgtaCAGATGTGGGAGAGTTATCAATCGTTTCATCTAAATTTCTGCAAGAAAGAGAATATGTTACTCTCTGAAAATgctgaacttttcctttaatttctttctgtctttctgattCTGAGACACACCCTCAACCCagtcagtacacacacacacattcacagtcaCTCCCAGATTAGCCTAATGGGATTGTGCACTCCAGATTATTTGATTAttgggacaaaatgcaaattgaTGGAGACAGTTTAAGAAAGCATTTGGCCTTCAGttgacagaagacaaaagaagcaagagacaaagaagagacagtgagaatgaatgaaagaggtTATCAGGAATCactattcatttgttttcttcttatCTTCCAACAAAGTCAGTGCACATGTTGTGCCTAATTTTACTCTTCTGTGTATTTATACTTTTAAAAGCAGATTAAGGCAGTTCTCCAGTCCATCACTAATTGAAAGTCTGTAACTGATTTAGTGACACAAATACATCCATCAATGAATTCAATAACTATCATGTTCAAACTGTCAAATCCCAAACTGATTTATTAGAGTTTCTGACCTGTAGATGCTTTATAGTTTGTCTTTGCTGGGAGAGCAAACACCCAATTAATCCACATAAATAACGTCTGTGTGCACAAAATACAGCGTGATGACAgattaaagaggaaaacagcatCTTACCTTTAACTTTGCACCTCGTGTCCTGTTTTTCCTTCTGTCCTGCCTCAGAACAGGTAGTGCTAAAAGGtctttctcccttctcctcttcctcacttaTTTCATAAGAAAACCACCAAGCAGTCACTCCTCCGTAAGGAGTTGCCTTCAGCTtgatcttctcctctgtctcttttaacTAGACCTCATGTGAACTTGGCATCAGTGTGAATTTTAGGGTTTCTCTTTGTGCGTGTCGTGtgtgatgtgtatgtgtgtgtgcgtcaaaGAGAGGGCCATTTCTCTGCCTTTAGCTCTGAGGATTAGCGGTCATCTCATTAGCTGCCGTCCAATCTCTGAacagactgtgagtgtgtgcatgtgtgtgtacgtgaaACAACGGTGGGTGGATAAGTGGCTAATGAGCTTTGAATCTGAGTTAAGATCAGATCAGCTGTCAGGGCAGTCATATTACATATATATTGCAGAATTATGGTGTTGACCATGTGGTCGATCTTGATATATCTCAGAGGATAAGTGAAAActtttgacctgctggtggcgctagaggacaAGTCAAGGGATCAACAAAGAtggtaggattcatcctctgggggccatgaatgtctgcaccaaatgtCACAGCTATCCTTTATTTGGCAAAAAGGCAAATGCcaaaagtcaggagatcatcAGAAATATCTTCTCTGGGTTAAAGGGATTGTATTTGTTTTACTCTCTAAtgtgggtcaagctccaaaaacgCTAGCTCctgcatttcccataatgcaacaacagcgtgatgatgtcatcagggttattttatctattttacCTGACAAAGCGCCGTCAGAGCCTGAGTCCGGAGAGCCTAAACTGtcttatactgtatgtgaaaatgatgctttaatgaaataaaagctgcCTAAGAGGTCAAAACACATTcagaaagctaaaaaaaaaaacccagcaaaGTATTTGTACATGAGCTAAAACACATTCAGTCAGCGGTCTGTCCTTTAAAAGGGTATGAGTGTAGCCACCAACCAAAAAGTCAGTGAACAGCATGACATGGTGGGAATCAGCCAGCTGTGtcgtcctctctctgctctccagggTCGTTTACAGtaaaacacttcacacagcGCTGAACAGGTCACAGCAACAGCCGGTCAGTCTGCGCGAGCGCTGATAAGAAGAAAGCTGGTGCTAACGGAAGAATGGAAGGTAAGCCGTAAACGCCACCAGACTCAGCGCCTGACGTGTGCTTtccttgttgatgtgtttgtttgttcagacCAGGTTTTACCGCTGGCTGTCGGTCTCTCTGTGggtctcctgctgctgctgctcggtcTGGTGGTGTACTatctgtggaggaggaggatgaggaggaagagtcagAGTCAATATGAGGAGCTGCTCACCACAGTCCCTTCAGTACCAGCATGCTCTGCGCCGGTGATCCTGGTGTCTCAGGGCTCCTGGGCCACGTTAGTACCATGAAAAACTTTGATTCacaaacaatttaaaaatcTGTTTGAAGAATCAGGATTTTGACGTTTTCAATATAAGttgatatctaaaatgctgCAGAGGGCACAGTTAATAACATTTGTCCTCTCTGTGAAGACCCAGAGAAATCCCTTTCACTTTGCCTCCTCGCTTCATGACGCAAAACCAATGTGACCCGAGAAATGAGGAGGACAAGGAAGCGGAGGAGATAAAGATGGAAGCCCGGAGGGATATACTAGCTCATCGTGGGTCACTCTCAGTAAGCAGTAGGTCATTACTGCCTGTATTTGACATATGTTAAAAAGTTAAGGTGAAATTTAATCATCTGAGAACTAAATTCAAGGATGACAGTGGTGCAAACTAATGTCACAAAGTAGCAATACTGCAattaatattgttattgttcatcactttaatgttacCGCTggtatattttttactttatgtaTTACTTTTTGAGTAACTTAACCTACTATAATACATCATAATGTattagtttatttatgttttgtatttgtattctGCAAAGTATTCATGAACCATGTACCATGAAGGTTTTTACAAACATTCACAGCGAAATGTTTAGTATTTGTTATCCATCTGGACCGACGTAGTGGACAAAAAATCTTACAAATCACCAGACTGTCACCTAGAAACCACAAAGGTAAATTAGGACCTAGAATTAAAGACGTATTctaacatacagtacaatacatgtccccctcaggatggtACCCGGTGGGGACAGTGCTGGCTGGTCTCTactctgttcctcctctgaacGAGGTGGTGGCCCCTCCACCCGGCATGGCCACCcgcctctgcttctctgtggaGTATCGACACAGCAGGGAGCAGCTCATGGTCTCCTTGCTCCGCCTCGGCAACCTCCCTCCACGTTTTCACGGCAACGTCACCCTGGTGGAGCTCCGGCTTCTCCCCGACGACCGGCGGCCCCGCCAGGCCAAGGCCCGGGGCACGGGGCCCGACCCCGAGTTCAATGACTGCTTCGTTTTCCAGGTGAGGACACGAACATTTACAGAAgttttaaagctgaaaaatgatGCAGCCTTAACAGATG includes:
- the syt15 gene encoding synaptotagmin-15, translated to MEDQVLPLAVGLSVGLLLLLLGLVVYYLWRRRMRRKSQSQYEELLTTVPSVPACSAPVILVSQGSWATPREIPFTLPPRFMTQNQCDPRNEEDKEAEEIKMEARRDILAHRGSLSVSRWYPVGTVLAGLYSVPPLNEVVAPPPGMATRLCFSVEYRHSREQLMVSLLRLGNLPPRFHGNVTLVELRLLPDDRRPRQAKARGTGPDPEFNDCFVFQVSGVCVSQSTLSVCVLSVEQDGKRHAVGRVLFPLEGELGQAGRVLWRDLETEDDTQCSELGDLQVSLSYSPTLQRLSVVVLRARGLQLLNDAGVCVQVSLQIHTQVVKIKRSCVAKGESNPYFSHRMTFKLRSQHLDEACLRFELQQPSDFRSEPPALLGVLVLGPFMYARGPQLQHWMDMVNMPQEPVNLWHGLGRAT